Sequence from the Physeter macrocephalus isolate SW-GA unplaced genomic scaffold, ASM283717v5 random_212, whole genome shotgun sequence genome:
AGCCTTCCCGTCACAAATGGGTTGAACATCTCCAAGCACAATAGGTCTCTCTGGTCCCCCGGGAGGTGGAAACAGCCTCCAGGAGCAGGGGACACGTGGCCCTCCAGCTCCCCCCCGCCAAGGGTGCCCTGGGGACCTCCAGCGCCCCCTAGAGCACCCTGCATATGGGGGAGGTGGGTAGGGTCTGGGTCAAGAACACAGACCAAGCCAGCACACACCCAATTTCTCCAAACCCTCCATGGCCTACGATCCAAGAACCACGTGGTCAAACTTGGAATGAACAAGACAATGGTTTGGGCCACCCAGACCACGTTCCCACCTGACTTGGTGGTGCCGGCATCTGGATATAAGAACAGAAAGGGGAAATGGCGGCTGACCAGGACCTGGCGAGGGCCGTGGGCTGTTGAATGGGGACGAGGCAGACAGCAGTGACCTGAACTGATGGGGAATCTGGTCTGGCCCAGCCCCCCCACCAAGGGGGGCACAGCCCCAGCCTGTCTGTGCACTAGTGGGAGAGCCTTGGTGTCAGAGGCCCTTCTGGACCCTTGTTTCTGTACCCTCCAGGCTAGAGGGTATGGCATatgcggggtgtgtgtgtgtgtgtgtgtgtgtgtgtgtgtgtgtgtgtgtgtgcagccaGAAGGGGCTAGGGAAACTGTAGCACTGTCCCTGCTGCCACCACAAGCCCCCAACCTCAACCCCCCAGTGTGGGCTGAGCTGGGCGGGCAGCATCTCCAATGCAGGAGCAGGAGAGACAACCCCAGGAACAGCAAGGACAGATATTTAAAATCACCAATTACCCAGGAAAGTACTTTTGCTTTTTTGAGTTATAAATctataagaggaaaaaagcaagggagaggaagaaggaagagcaaggaagagaaaaaaagcagccTTGCAGAAGGCTCGCACTGGAACAGGAAACGCAGGCGAAGGGCTGATTCCAGGAGAGTGCTGAGTCCAGCCCCTCTACTCCCAGCGTGCTCCAACTTTTCGTATCTCATGTTATAAATGCTAAACGCCCATTAGTAATCAAGCAATTTCtcgtattttttttctttttaagtaatttatgtttttctttctgactgccCTCCCTTCTGACATTTTCCCTTCTAGCCTGACTCTGCCATCCGTTTTAATCCACACACTAATTGTAATCCCATTAAAGCAGATATAATTTTATTAGTATTCACAGTTCATCAAGCTAGCAATAACTGTTACTGccaaattaacaacaacaaaaaaagcggCAAACAACATTTCTGATGTTTAGAACAAACTGTAAACAAAAGCAAGCCAACCTTTCAGGGTGACCAGCGGGTCCCCACACGCGAAGCCCCTCCAGCTTCCTGCAAACTCAGCCGGCGCTGGCCAGTGACCTCCAGGGTCTCAGGCGAGATAGCGGCCCCTTCGCCACCCTCTGCCTGGCCCTGCTTCTCTTCTGACCTGGCTCGACAGTAATATCAAAGCCACCCGAGACGGGGACTGCTCTGGAGACCTGGGTCAGCTCTGCCAAGGAACAGCTCTCTCCGGGAGAGAACTGGAGAAGACCCGAGTGCAGGGCGGCCTCAGCTCTCTCCTCCTGGAGCAAATTTGCTGCGAACTCGCCTGCACCGAAATCCGTCGGCGGCCCCCGCGCCGCCCCCAGCCGAGCCGGCGCCGGCGCTGCGCTCCCCCAGGGCGCAGGCCGCGGGGCTGGGCCGCGATCTGGCCACGCTTTGTCCGGCTTTAGCAGGATACCAGAAGCACTTGTTAAAGCAAATGCATCCCCTGCAAACCCATTCTCGCCCTGACACTTCAAGGCTTTATATAGAAACAGGATTTGCTCGTCTTACACCAGCAGTCCCTATTAACGCTCACCCCGCGCACACACCGCCCTAATCCGAGAGGCCGCGGcagcccgccccccccaccaccttCACAACGGCCGTTTTGTTCCCGCAGAATGTGCCTCGTTGTCCCAGCCCCGGAATGTTTTAAGGATGTGAATGCAGAATGCAGAAATGAGGTTTCCGCGGAATTTAGTTCTTttgcaggaaggggtgggggagggtggcaggagggGAAAGGCTTTATTTTTAGCCGGCTCCGAGGCTGCCCCTCCGAGACGCTGGGGGACCCTGGGGAAGGCCGCTCTAAACCGCGATGATCCGGCTCGGGGCGCCCGCAGGATGCGCGGGCCGCCACCGGTGCCGGAGCAGGGAAATGAAACCGAAGGCTTCTCCGCAAATGCTCcaaggagaggaggggcaggctCCCGTTCGACCCTCGACCGTACCCACCTCGCGGCAGGGCCTCCTCTCCCGCGCCCACCCGGCCGGCACTGACCTGTGTGCGAAGCCATGGGCAGCGGCGACGGGAAGTACTTTCCGGGCTGGAAGTGCGCCGGGGGCTGCGCAGAGGGCCCGGCCGGGGCGAGGCGCGCGGCAGCGGCGGCGCTGCGGTGGCCCAGACTCCCGCGGTCCGACAGCAGATGCGGCGGCGGTGCGAAGTCGCGGCCATCCATGCCGGgtcccggccccggccccggcccgccgccgcctcccggGAGCAGCGCGGCCGGGGCCCGGGGGCGGCTCGGCGCGCGGACGGCGCGCGGGCGGCGCGGAGGAGGCGGCGTCCGGGGTcactggcggcggcggcggcggcggcggggccggtCCGCACTTGGTGACTCTGGGGCTCGGCTCGCCCGGGGGTCTCCGCCCCGcccgtcccccacccccccaccccgtcgGCCCGAGCCGCGGCCAGGCCCGGCGGCCAGGCCCGGAGCGCTCCGCGCGTCTCCCCTCTGCACGCGCGCGCGCTGGCCACCCGGGCCGCCCCGATCCTCGCGCGCACACGCACCATCCAGGCCACGCTCCGCCCGGAGGAGCCTGAGGGAACCCGGCCGTACAGCTCGACGCTTCCCCTTCGCGGATCCCTGCGGCGAGGGCGCCTCGGCGAAAGGCTGCTGGCTCCGCTGGGTGATAAAAACCCAAATCTGCGAAGCcatcacgcacacacacacacacacacacacacacactcacacacacacacacactcacacacacaccctctcccctcccccgctgccCAAAGGTGTCTCTGAGGAAAGGCCTGGGGTCGACGCTAGcttttttcctctccccacatTCCGAGGTTCAGCTTTTACTGCATTCTGCTTAACCGAATGACCATGCTAATTTAGCGAGTAATTTTATTGATTGTAACtcgaggtttttttttaataaccttcattttctcccctctcccatccccctcaTGCATCTTTCGTCCCATTCTTTTGAACCCGCCGCGCCACCCCCCAACATCCCTAACGGGACCAGGCCCTCACTCCGCATTGCCGAGCCAGGACCCCGGGCCAGCTCCCCGGAGCCCCAGGGGTCTACGTCCGCCGGCGGCGTCACCTGGGCCGCCACGCCGCAGTGCCCGGTCGGCCGTCCCGGAGCCGGGAGCTTCCTGGAGAGGCTGGAACAATCACCCCGCCCCCCAGTCAAATTCGCCCAGGATCTTCCTCTGAGGATTGGAGGTTTGGAGGGGGGCGATTTGAGAGTCAGAAATTGTTTTCTCTCAACGCCCCAAATCGGCCACATTATTTCTCCCTTCAGCGCCTGCCCCGGGTCGCCGAGCCGAGGCCTGTCTCTGCACGGCCGGGGGACGTGGGGTTTGCGACGCCGGGCTGGGCCCTGAGGAGGCGGACAAGTGCCCGGGCCCAGCGCAACCTTCACCGTTGCCCGGGTTCCAGCAGACCCCCGGCCTCCGTCGTCCACCTCCACCTCCCGGCTGGGCACTTAatgccccccacctcccttctcttCCACCCCCACCCAACGCCGAGAGTCCACTCGGAAGCGAAATTGGGGGTAATTTCAGACGCTGAGTGCGCAACGGCGGAGCAACGCATAGACTGGACGGCTGTGCGCTCGCGTGGAGGACCTCTTTCATTCGACACATTTCTCCTCATTTCCTAAATCTGCATTGTTTTAATGTTTGATATCACCTCAACAACAGGGAGATGGGTAGGCTTAATATTCTTAACTGTGAACTTTGCAGAaagtcttctgattttttttagcCGTCCCACCGTGACAATAAAGCGATTAAGATGTTTTCCATTTTGTGAATACCATTTTAAATTGCTATATTTAATGCTACAGGTTCTACACGTCTTATTTGCAGACTATTTTGTGTTTGATTTAATCTACAACCGAAAACATAATGTATTAAGTGAATACATATTTGCTCAGCTGATaagctttttaatatttattcggAGAGCTTTTGCATTGTAAATAAACGGGACCTACACAAAGAGTTCTCTTTGTCTCTCAACTTTATACAAAGGGGTTTGGGGCTTCCTCCCTCTGGGGATAGTCCGCTCTCTACCCCGGTCTAACAAATAACTCGGCTCGCCGCCGCTCCGGCCTGCAGAGCGAGCGCCCGGCCTCCAGGGCCGGGGGAGCGCCGGGCGAGGGGGCTGCCCGCGCCggggtcaggggagggaggggctgcccgCGCCGGGCTAGGGGCCGGGGGGGCGCGGGGAGGGacaaagggaaaggaggggagggaggtcggGAACCTGCGGCTTCAAAGGCGCGGAGGGCCCGGGGCTGCGcgcgcggggggtggggggcttcccggCGGCCTCCGGGGAGCCGTGTATGCTATGCTTTTGTtttgtggggtttcttttttccGATAAGAAAGTCCCAAATTGTCGAGAAAGAGAGAGTTGCTCTCGATTCTCGGGACGCGGGCTTGGCTACCAGCAGCAATTTTAATCTTCACCTTCTGCGGGCGGATCGCGGGCTGGATTGATTCTTCCCCACCAGCCCGCTAGACTTTTTACGCGGAAAGAGGTGGGTTATTGTCGCTCGTCTGTGCCGCAGAGATTCTTACCAGGTGGGAGGGAgcttttctttgtgttctttgCTCCCGGGGAGAGGCCGCGCTGCGCCTCACTGCCCGCCAGAGAGCGGCTCCTGGGGGCCTGCGGAACACGAGCCAGGCAGGGAGCGGGTCGGCGACGCGCGGCCGCCCCGGCCTGGGCCCGGAGCCCCGAGCCGCGAGCCCGGAGCCCAGGCGCCGCCATTCGCGAGTCCTAGGGCTccgagccccctccccccagctccaggagaggccgcagcaaagGACAGCTCCAGCCTCGGATCGGGCCAGACTCAGAGAGGAAACGGAGCGAAAACGGTGGCGGGCACGGGGCCCCACGCCGGGTGGAAAATCGCTGACAAGGGTATTTTGGAAAGAGCCGAACCTCGGAAAGCCGGGCTCTTCCCCAGGACCCCGCGGCGCGGTCCCCGGAGCCGCCCGTCCCTCTGCGCGTGGCTCAAGCGCTCCAGGATGTGGGGCTCCTTCGGGTTTGCTTCGGTTTTAACTTATACAAGGAAAACCCTGCCCTTGCTTCGGCCGCCCGCACTCCCCGGCGCCGTCTCCGAGTGCGT
This genomic interval carries:
- the LOC114484956 gene encoding basic proline-rich protein-like codes for the protein MHLSSHSFEPAAPPPNIPNGTRPSLRIAEPGPRASSPEPQGSTSAGGVTWAATPQCPVGRPGAGSFLERLEQSPRPPVKFAQDLPLRIGAPAPGRRAEACLCTAGGRGVCDAGLGPEEADKCPGPAQPSPLPGFQQTPGLRRPPPPPGWALNAPHLPSLPPPPNAESPLGSEIGGNFRR